The DNA region AGATCATCACCACCTGCACGTCGGGGTGGTTGGTCTTGATGAGATCGAGAAGCTGCAGGCCGTCGAGCCGGCTGCCCTCCAGCCAGATGTCGAGCAGCACGAGGTGGGGCCGGCGCTGCTCGATCGAGGCGAGCGCGGTGTCGGCGTCGCCGGCGACGCGGGCATTGTAGCCCTCGTCCTCCAGGATGCCTGCGACCAGCTCGCGAATGTCGGCTTCATCGTCGACGATCAGGATATCGGAAGCCATGGGGTCACCTCTGCCGGGCGTCGTGCGTGGGCGACGGCTGGGCCGGCGCCGGCGGATCGATGCGGAATCTCAGGCGCACCCAGGCACCGCGGCCGCCGCTGGCGACCGCCGGGGCGTCGGCCAGCTCGATGCCGCCGCCATGGTCCTCCAGGATCTTGCCGACGATGGCGAGGCCGAGGCCGGTGCCCTTCTCGCGGGTGGTGACATAGGGTTCGAGCAGGCGCTGCCGGTTCTCGGACGGCAGGCCGATGCCGTTGTCGACGATGTCGACCAGCACGTCGCCGCCGTCCCGGGTCAGCGTCACCGCGATCCTGGGCGGATCGGCGGGATCGGGCGGCGCGGCGGCGATCGCCTCGGTGGCGTTCTTGACGATGTTGGTCACCGCCTGGGACAGCTGGCGGCGGTCGAAGCGCGCCATCACCGGCCCGTCGGGCAGGTGCGTCTCGAAGGCGATGTCGGGATTGCCCATCTGCATCAGGAACACCGCCTGACGCACCATGTCGACGGCGTCGTGCTCGCCCAGCGTCGGCTTCGGCATGCGGGCGAACGAGGCGAACTCGTCGACCATGCGGCCAATGTCGCCGACCTGACGGATGATGGTGTCGGTGCACTGCTCGAACACGTCGCGGTCGGTGGTGATCACCTTGCCGTACTTGCGCTTGAGGCGTTCGGCCGAAAGCTGGATCGGGGTCAGCGGGTTCTTGATCTCGTGGGCGATGCGGCGCGCCACGTCCGCCCAGGCCGAGGTGCGCTGTGCGGTGACGAGATCGGTGATGTCGTCGAGGGTGACGATGAAGCCGCGGTTGGGGTCGGCCGACTGCTCGCCGGTGATGCGCACCAGGAGCGTGCGCTCGCGGCCCTTGCGGGCGAGCGTCACCTGCCCCTGCACCAGCCGGCTGAAGCCGGCGCGCACGTCGCGCAAGAGCGGCCCGAGCTCGGGCACGACCTCGGCGAGCGGCTTGCCGACCGCCTCGTCGGCATCGAGATTGAGCAGGCTCTCGGCCGAGCGGTTGATGATGGTGATGCAGCCCTCGGCATCGAGGCCGAACACGCCGGCCGAGACGCCGGCCAGCACCGCCTCGGTGAAGCGGCGGCGCTGGTCGATCAGGTCGCGGGCGCTGATCAGGTCGTCACGCTGGTTGCGCAGCTCCTGCGTCATCTTGTTGAAGGTCTCGCCGAGGCTGGCGAGGTCGCCCTCGGAGCGGCGCACCGGCACCTGGACGTAGAGATTGCCGGCGCCGACCAGATTGGCGGCGCTGATCAGCCGGCGGATCGGCGCCACCAGCGTGTTGGCGAACGACAGGCCGAGCCACACCGCCGACAGCAGCACGATCAGCGCGATCACCACATACATCAGCGCGAACGCCACCTGCACGCCGAACCGCCGCTCCTCCAGCAGGCGGAACTCGTCGATACTGGCCTGGGTCTTCTGCAGGAAGTCGATGACCCGCGAATCGATCGGCCGGGCCACGAACAGATAGGTGTCGTCATAGCCGCGCAGCGGCTCCACCGCGGCGACGATGTCGTTGTTGCCGATGATCTGGATCAGCGGCTGCTCCTCGGTCGCCTCCTTGAGCGGCAGGTTCGGCGGAATGAGGATCTCGCGGCCGATCTGGATGTTGGCCCGCTCGACCACCGACAGGTCGCCCTTGATCAGCATGGCCACCGGCAGGCCGCGCACCGTCGCCTGCCCGGTGAGGATCTGGCGGAAGCGCTCGCGGTCGGCGGCGAACACCGGCTGCAGGCGGGTCATGTCCTGGGCCATCGCCAGCACCTCGCTGCGGATGCCGCCGGCATGCTCGCGCACATAGGCCTGGCCGACCCAGATCGAGGTCTCGACGATCACCCGCGTGCGCTCGGAGAACCAGCGGTCGAGGCCGCGGTCGAGGGTGATGGAGGCCACCACCGCCACCAGGACGGCCGGCAGCGCCGCGACGATGCTGAACAGCGAGACGATGCGGATCTGCAGGCGCGCCGCCGCCCGGCCGCGCCGGCGGGCCATCCACAGCGAGATGGCCTCGCGGGCGATCACCGCCAGCAGCGCCGCCACGGTGGCGGCGTTGGTGGCGAGCAGCGTCACCACGATCTCGTGGGTGGGGGCGATCGGCGTCAGCCCGGCCAGCACCAGGAAGGTCGCCAGCGCCGACAACAGCGCCGCCGCCACCGTCAGCGGCCCGAGAATGCGCCCCAGCCGGTGGCGCCTCAGGCCGGAATAGCCGAGCGGCTCGGTCCCGCCGGCTGCCGGCACGATCTGCGTCTGTTGCACCGCCACCTCACGCTCCGCTGCCGGCCTGCCCCGCTGCCACGGCGCCGGCCGCGTGCGGCCCCACGGCGGGCGAAGGAAGCTGCTTTCCGACAACACTGGTGCAAAAATGTGACAGAGCGCGG from Blastochloris tepida includes:
- a CDS encoding sensor histidine kinase NtrY-like yields the protein MAVQQTQIVPAAGGTEPLGYSGLRRHRLGRILGPLTVAAALLSALATFLVLAGLTPIAPTHEIVVTLLATNAATVAALLAVIAREAISLWMARRRGRAAARLQIRIVSLFSIVAALPAVLVAVVASITLDRGLDRWFSERTRVIVETSIWVGQAYVREHAGGIRSEVLAMAQDMTRLQPVFAADRERFRQILTGQATVRGLPVAMLIKGDLSVVERANIQIGREILIPPNLPLKEATEEQPLIQIIGNNDIVAAVEPLRGYDDTYLFVARPIDSRVIDFLQKTQASIDEFRLLEERRFGVQVAFALMYVVIALIVLLSAVWLGLSFANTLVAPIRRLISAANLVGAGNLYVQVPVRRSEGDLASLGETFNKMTQELRNQRDDLISARDLIDQRRRFTEAVLAGVSAGVFGLDAEGCITIINRSAESLLNLDADEAVGKPLAEVVPELGPLLRDVRAGFSRLVQGQVTLARKGRERTLLVRITGEQSADPNRGFIVTLDDITDLVTAQRTSAWADVARRIAHEIKNPLTPIQLSAERLKRKYGKVITTDRDVFEQCTDTIIRQVGDIGRMVDEFASFARMPKPTLGEHDAVDMVRQAVFLMQMGNPDIAFETHLPDGPVMARFDRRQLSQAVTNIVKNATEAIAAAPPDPADPPRIAVTLTRDGGDVLVDIVDNGIGLPSENRQRLLEPYVTTREKGTGLGLAIVGKILEDHGGGIELADAPAVASGGRGAWVRLRFRIDPPAPAQPSPTHDARQR